The following are encoded together in the Tribolium castaneum strain GA2 chromosome 3, icTriCast1.1, whole genome shotgun sequence genome:
- the Amt gene encoding putative ammonium transporter 2 isoform X1: MFTVPILLKPQQFHSFAMSQSRNTTAPIPWLYDIDPEDTNWIITSSFMIFTMQTGFGMLESGCVSIKNEVNIMMKNVVDIVLGGLTYWIFGFGLSFGRSPLSNGFIALGDFFTDPLLKDPLKGAIYAAFIFQLSFATTATTIVSGAMAERCNFKAYCIFSFLNTAIYCIPAGWMWGDQGFLKKLGAVDIAGSGAVHLIGGSSAMASALMLGPRLGRYDNGIKSLPLGNPVNAVMGLFVLWWGWLAFNSGSTYGLSGEKWHYAARAAVMTMMSSFGGGTASLLYSLIRQKGRIDAIDIINGILGSLVAVTAGCFLYEAWEALIIGVVGALLACGFMPLFDLMGIDDPVGASAVHGVGGIWGVLAVGFFADNPYPLETTNGRRGLFKGGGWYLLGVQSLACVCLSCWGIVSSMILLWCINKIVTIRMEVHVELLGADLTEHSVKHGNVNVGVSRAISVLGPVLDSEDVRRIDNIGLNPMHERNINLVKNLSRKKRYKFSKILRDVTRNRNLGINLAKNLFPKKARKKSVPKETNEGAGSENTGPGPSQMAWVN, from the exons atgtttacCGTTCCGATCTTACTCAAACCTCAGCAATTTCACTCCTTTGCCATGTCCCAGTCAAGAAACACCACAGCCCCTATACCATGGCTCTACGACATCGATCCAGAAGACACCAACTGGATCATAACGAGTTCTTTTATGATTTTTACAATGCAAACTG gatTCGGAATGCTAGAATCTGGTTGCGTCTCCATCAAAAATGAAGTCAACATAATGATGAAAAACGTCGTCGACATAGTCTTAGGGGGCCTCACTTACTGGATTTTCGGTTTCGGGTTGTCTTTCGGACGCAGCCCCCTTAGCAATGGATTTATCGCTCTCGGCGACTTTTTCACCGACCCCCTCCTTAAAGACCCCTTAAAAGGGGCGATTTATGCGGCGTTTATTTTCCAGCTGTCTTTTGCCACCACCGCCACCACTATAGTCAGCGGGGCTATGGCCGAAAGGTGCAACTTCAAAGCATAttgcatttttagttttctaaatACTGCAATTTATTGCATTCCTGCGGGATGGATGTGGGGGGATCAGggttttctgaaaaaattggGGGCCGTTGATATTGCCGGCTCAGGTGCTGTTCATTTAATTGGGGGGAGTTCAGCAATGGCCAGTGCCCTCATGTTGGGGCCACGACTCGGCCGATATGACAACGGAATTAAATCGCTGCCCTTAGGGAACCCCGTTAATGCAGTTATGGGGTTGTTTGTGCTATGGTGGGGGTGGCTAGCCTTCAACTCCGGAAGCACATACGGG ttgagtGGCGAAAAATGGCATTACGCAGCAAGAGCGGCCGTTATGACTATGATGTCGTCCTTTGGAGGGGGGACTGCCAGTCTGCTGTATTCACTAATAAGACAAAAAGGGCGCATTGATGCCATTGACATAATTAATGGTATTTTGGGCTCGCTGGTGGCTGTAACTGCCGGTTGTTTTTTGTACGAAGCATGGGAAGCTTTAATTATTGGCGTCGTGGGGGCGCTACTAGCTTGTGGTTTTATGCCACTCTTCGATTTG atGGGAATTGACGATCCTGTAGGTGCTAGTGCAGTTCATGGGGTTGGGGGTATTTGGGGGGTTTTAGCAGTCGGGTTTTTTGCCGACAATCCTTACCCTTTGGAAACAACCAATGGCAGGCGCGGCTTATTTAAAg GGGGCGGTTGGTACCTGTTGGGAGTCCAAAGTCTGGCTTGCGTCTGCTTAAGCTGTTGGGGTATCGTCAGTTCGATGATCCTCCTCTggtgtataaataaaatcgtgACGATTCGAATGGAAGTCCATGTTGAACTCTTAGGCGCTGACTTGACTGAACACTCTGTCAAACATGGGAATGtaaat GTGGGAGTATCAAGAGCAATTTCTGTTTTGGGCCCGGTTCTGGATTCAGAAGATGTTCGTCGGATTGACAACATTGGGTTAAATCCTATGCATGAGAGAAACattaatttggttaaaaatcTATCGAGGAAAAAACGTTACAAATTTTCGAAGATCTTGAGGGACGTAACTAGGAACAGGAATTTGGGAATTAATTTGGCCAAGAATTTGTTTCCCAAGAAGGCGAGGAAAAAATCAGTACCGAAAGAAACAAACGAAGGTGCAGGAAGTGAAAATACGGGCCCGGGACCATCTCAGATGGCTTGGGTcaactaa
- the Amt gene encoding putative ammonium transporter 2 isoform X2 encodes MFTVPILLKPQQFHSFAMSQSRNTTAPIPWLYDIDPEDTNWIITSSFMIFTMQTGFGMLESGCVSIKNEVNIMMKNVVDIVLGGLTYWIFGFGLSFGRSPLSNGFIALGDFFTDPLLKDPLKGAIYAAFIFQLSFATTATTIVSGAMAERCNFKAYCIFSFLNTAIYCIPAGWMWGDQGFLKKLGAVDIAGSGAVHLIGGSSAMASALMLGPRLGRYDNGIKSLPLGNPVNAVMGLFVLWWGWLAFNSGSTYGLSGEKWHYAARAAVMTMMSSFGGGTASLLYSLIRQKGRIDAIDIINGILGSLVAVTAGCFLYEAWEALIIGVVGALLACGFMPLFDLMGIDDPVGASAVHGVGGIWGVLAVGFFADNPYPLETTNGRRGLFKGGGWYLLGVQSLACVCLSCWGIVSSMILLWCINKIVTIRMEVHVELLGADLTEHSVKHGNVGVSRAISVLGPVLDSEDVRRIDNIGLNPMHERNINLVKNLSRKKRYKFSKILRDVTRNRNLGINLAKNLFPKKARKKSVPKETNEGAGSENTGPGPSQMAWVN; translated from the exons atgtttacCGTTCCGATCTTACTCAAACCTCAGCAATTTCACTCCTTTGCCATGTCCCAGTCAAGAAACACCACAGCCCCTATACCATGGCTCTACGACATCGATCCAGAAGACACCAACTGGATCATAACGAGTTCTTTTATGATTTTTACAATGCAAACTG gatTCGGAATGCTAGAATCTGGTTGCGTCTCCATCAAAAATGAAGTCAACATAATGATGAAAAACGTCGTCGACATAGTCTTAGGGGGCCTCACTTACTGGATTTTCGGTTTCGGGTTGTCTTTCGGACGCAGCCCCCTTAGCAATGGATTTATCGCTCTCGGCGACTTTTTCACCGACCCCCTCCTTAAAGACCCCTTAAAAGGGGCGATTTATGCGGCGTTTATTTTCCAGCTGTCTTTTGCCACCACCGCCACCACTATAGTCAGCGGGGCTATGGCCGAAAGGTGCAACTTCAAAGCATAttgcatttttagttttctaaatACTGCAATTTATTGCATTCCTGCGGGATGGATGTGGGGGGATCAGggttttctgaaaaaattggGGGCCGTTGATATTGCCGGCTCAGGTGCTGTTCATTTAATTGGGGGGAGTTCAGCAATGGCCAGTGCCCTCATGTTGGGGCCACGACTCGGCCGATATGACAACGGAATTAAATCGCTGCCCTTAGGGAACCCCGTTAATGCAGTTATGGGGTTGTTTGTGCTATGGTGGGGGTGGCTAGCCTTCAACTCCGGAAGCACATACGGG ttgagtGGCGAAAAATGGCATTACGCAGCAAGAGCGGCCGTTATGACTATGATGTCGTCCTTTGGAGGGGGGACTGCCAGTCTGCTGTATTCACTAATAAGACAAAAAGGGCGCATTGATGCCATTGACATAATTAATGGTATTTTGGGCTCGCTGGTGGCTGTAACTGCCGGTTGTTTTTTGTACGAAGCATGGGAAGCTTTAATTATTGGCGTCGTGGGGGCGCTACTAGCTTGTGGTTTTATGCCACTCTTCGATTTG atGGGAATTGACGATCCTGTAGGTGCTAGTGCAGTTCATGGGGTTGGGGGTATTTGGGGGGTTTTAGCAGTCGGGTTTTTTGCCGACAATCCTTACCCTTTGGAAACAACCAATGGCAGGCGCGGCTTATTTAAAg GGGGCGGTTGGTACCTGTTGGGAGTCCAAAGTCTGGCTTGCGTCTGCTTAAGCTGTTGGGGTATCGTCAGTTCGATGATCCTCCTCTggtgtataaataaaatcgtgACGATTCGAATGGAAGTCCATGTTGAACTCTTAGGCGCTGACTTGACTGAACACTCTGTCAAACATGGGAAT GTGGGAGTATCAAGAGCAATTTCTGTTTTGGGCCCGGTTCTGGATTCAGAAGATGTTCGTCGGATTGACAACATTGGGTTAAATCCTATGCATGAGAGAAACattaatttggttaaaaatcTATCGAGGAAAAAACGTTACAAATTTTCGAAGATCTTGAGGGACGTAACTAGGAACAGGAATTTGGGAATTAATTTGGCCAAGAATTTGTTTCCCAAGAAGGCGAGGAAAAAATCAGTACCGAAAGAAACAAACGAAGGTGCAGGAAGTGAAAATACGGGCCCGGGACCATCTCAGATGGCTTGGGTcaactaa
- the LOC662093 gene encoding solute carrier family 9 member C1 isoform X1, whose amino-acid sequence MKILRNLVLIFLLFSFYRLGVCHVKPQNNMTHEQMLDYEADRPLKYIFLFGIILLVSVIRFFVKFAGIPVPHYLFAILIGILWGVGTSHSTFMQRMSSVARVPIHHIGEVYLPAIIFTTAFCIDVHAFWRSLTQLFIISGPALFLSACMFGMLMRLVLNTNWQYIDGLIFANLNSAVYPLYILNYLKESNIQSHHVTVLLQGETLFSSIVAVILHEFFTANREGWVIHWYQFACSILRLFLIAIPMGYLFGWLGVTLMKFSYNDSVKLMLLTLSLAYTTFYFSRWICFGGLTATTVVGILMSKERMSLSKEIDQDLRDFWAMITSALNAVILVNVGVVTPTFLGNDIYFRDYVIVIVTYLVNSMTRCLSFFLFLPILSRLGYGMTFHNLAICIWGGLKNPIGLNLAVNLKDTIQIDVYKWQIFFLHTVGVYILTLLINGSLLPILLKSLGLSEISNSRQINMNACMKSIYEARASTIAILKMDRFLSDANWPLVTSLTALRHPYKKTSQVEDDEEDEDEDNFMGYRYTFCPDCEKNIPNEPTSREMKEMIKEAKARMLKFKKTVYSRQFENGMLSKESIRLLHQAIELATESEEGMIELDGLFRLFTKENTFYKFLRYLFQSILRTKSFNPPRKYWRLWCYHAVNHFAFPLIMNVIVVTNIIFISLCLSDRIDTSSGLIFSLVLGESLFVLAYFTEFVLRVLSNSWIYIYQHGIKNYFGSFWNVLKFIILCYSAASLIIHSVIILNYKDDKYVYIMDIILSILLCIRTLELLEFLKYCNSCKAVPVALLKYLDTQVELNKSLAYEIGKNYTEGEEEILDNMHQIVDNQKIKEIIRKRIESDRLAVTRNLGIVEKKSPWVATTVKTRAAINTVLNSMKEDIYELKVSGWVDDVEHEKLLKSLDERYRYVNTIQNVPPPSPEHMFKEITYMNEDIVDFLYTNVCIKKFDPGDIVYNEGEIVEGVYILITGMFLVSYVPKQTVTEKLKERGALPVIDFISTMSTEEPTSEFIVPGNTIGELSAITERPYDGVIIAETHSQVCVIKRNILKRAINIDDDPVDGIECRIWKNIAFRRAISILINTPTYRSYTRDKIKYIIQRSFVPNLSNYKMFLVNEMIEDILLIEGVAVDFNTREVYVAPCYIQRACQKLILPKSSGVNIETDIETKLMIIPAKDVDPYEIMVNEERTCDLVDNQSIRCLHHLIQKKASTGSSRLSQQSSKLNKGVISLLKQKLSDRSVADISSTKSVSAHTIHTSKSSKVRLQVGPTPEQ is encoded by the exons ATGAAGATCTTAAGAAATCTTGTTCTGATTTTCCTACTTTTTAGCTTTTACCGATTAGGTGTTTGTCACGTAAAACCACAGAACAATATGACCCATGAACAAATGCTTGACTATGAAGCTGATCGGCCACTAAAGTACATTTTTCTGTTTGGAATCATCCTCTTAGTGTCTGTCATTCGCTTCTTTGTGAAG TTTGCTGGAATTCCCGTTCCTCATTATCTCTTTGCCATCCTCATTGGCATTTTGTGGGGAGTTGGCACATCGCACAGTACTTTTATGCAAAGAATGTCAAGTGTGGCCCGAGTACCGATCCATCACATCGGAGAGGTTTATTTGCCAGCTATTATCTTTACTACTGCCTTCTGTATAGATGTTCATGCGTTTTGGAGGTCTTTGACGCAACTATTCATAATATCTGGACCAG CCTTATTTCTCAGTGCTTGCATGTTCGGAATGTTGATGCGACTGGTACTTAACACTAATTGGCAGTACATAGATGGTTTAATTTTTGCCAATCTGAACAGCGCGGTGTATCCTTTATACATTCTCAACTACTTGAAGGAATCAAACATTCAGAGCCATCATGTGACAGTTTTGCTTCAAGGGGAAACTCTCTTTTCGTCAATAGTCGCTGTTATCTTGCATGAATTTTTCACGGCTAACCGTGAAGGATGGGTGATACACTGGTACCAGTTCGCGTGTTCCATCTTACGATTGTTCTTGATTG CGATACCAATGGGTTACTTATTTGGATGGCTTGGTGTTACTTTGATGAAATTTTCTTACAATGATAGTGTCAAACTTATGCTACTTACTTTGTCACTGGCATACACAACTTTCTACTTCTCGCGTTGGATTTGTTTTGGTGGACTCACCGCAACCACGGTTGTAGGAATTCTCATGAGTAAAGAACGAATGTCTCTTTCAAAAGAAATAGACCAGGACCTTAGAGATTTTTGGGCAATGATTACAAGTGCCTTGAATGCGGTCATCCTCGTAAATGTGGGGGTCGTAACCCCCACATTCCTTGGCAACGATATTTATTTCAGAGACTACGTTATAGTCATTGTGACCTATCTCGTAAACAGCATGACGAGATGTTTGtcgtttttcctttttttgcCGATTTTGAGTCGACTTGGATACGGAATGACTTTCCACAACTTAGCCATATGTATTTGGGGGGGCTTAAAAAATCCAATAGGATTAAATCTTGCAGTAAATCTAAAAGATACTATACAAATAGACGTATACAAATGGCAAATATTCTTTTTGCACACTGTTGGTGTTTACATTTTGACTCTTCTCATCAATGGAAGCCTTCTAccaattcttttaaaatctttGGGCTTATCAGAAATATCAAATTCCAGACAAATTAACATGAATGCTTGTATGAAGTCTATTTATGAAGCCAGAGCATCAACTATTGCCATTCTAAAGATGGACAG ATTTCTTTCAGACGCCAACTGGCCATTAGTTACAAGCTTAACGGCTTTAAGGCATCCGTACAAAAAAACAAGCCAAGTGGAGGACGACGAAGAAGACGAAGACGAAGATAACTTCATGGGTTATAGATATACGTTTTGTCCAGATTGTGAAAAAAACATTCCCAATGAACCAACTTCCAGGGAAATGAAAGAAATGATCAAAGAAGCCAAAGCTCGAATGCTCAAATTCAAGAAGACTGTTTATTCCCGACAGTTCGAAAATGGAATGTTATCCAAAGAAAGTATCAGACTACTGCACCAAGCTATAGAACTTGCAACGGAATCTGAAGAAGGGATGATTGAACTGGATGGGCTCTTTAGACTTTTTACTAAAGAG aacACTTTCTACAAATTTCTCAGATACTTGTTCCAATCTATTCTGCGAACAAAAAGTTTCAATCCTCCTAGAAAATACTGGAGGTTGTGGTGTTACCATGCCGTGAATCACTTTGCTTTTCCACTAATTATGAACGTCATTGTTGTTACTAATATAATTTTCATCAGTTTATGTCTATCAGATCGCATAGACACATCTTCTGGCTTGATCTTTTCTCTGGTTTTAGGAGAGAGTCTTTTCGTTCTCGCTTATTTTACCGAATTTGTGCTAAGAGTTTTGTCCAATTCCTGGATATACATCTACCAACatggaataaaaaactacttTGG ATCGTTCTGGAACGttcttaaatttattattttatgttacTCAGCTGCGTCTTTGATTATTCatagtgttattattttaaattataaagacGATAAATATGTTTATATCATGGACATTATCTTAAGTATCCTTCTTTGCATAAGGACTTTGGAACTTCTGGAATTCCTAAAATATTGCAATAGTTGCAAAGCCGTCCCAGTTGCTTTACTTAAGTATTTAGATACTCAAGTTGAATTAAACAAATCGTTAGCTTACGAAATCGGGAAAAATTACACCGAAGGCGAAGAAGAAATTTTAGACAACATGCATCAAATCGTTgacaaccaaaaaataaaagagattATTAGAAAGCGTATCGAAAGCGACAGGCTTGCTGTTACAAGAAATCTTggtattgttgaaaaaaaatcgccaTGGGTTGCCACCACTGTCAAAACGCGAGCAGCCATAAATACGGTTTTGAACAGCATGAAGGAAGACATCTACGAATTAAAAGTGTCAGGATGGGTTGACGACGTCGAACATGAGAAATTACTAAAGTCTCTGGACGAGAGATACAGATATGTAAATACTATCCAGAATGTGCCACCACCATCCCCAGAACACATGTTTAAAGAAATTACTTATATGAACGAGGATATTGTCGACTTTCTCTACACCAAcgtttgcataaaaaaattcgatccTGGAGACATCGTCTACAATGAAGGTGAAATCGTTGAAGGCGTCTACATTCTAATTACAG gaaTGTTCCTGGTGTCCTATGTTCCGAAACAAACCGTCACCGAAAAGCTAAAAGAGCGCGGTGCTTTACCGGTCATAGATTTCATTTCCACCATGAGTACTGAAGAACCCACGTCTGAATTTATCGTACCGGGGAATACAATCGGAGAATTATCAGCTATTACTGAGCGACCCTATGATGGCGTTATCATTGCCGAAACACATAGTCAAGTCTGTGTTATAAAACGAAACATTTTGAAAAGAGCAATTAATATAGATGATGATCCCGTCGATGG aatcGAGTGtagaatttggaaaaatatagcttttcgTCGCGctatttctattttaattaatactcCCACCTATCGCTCATATACCCGAGACAAGATTAAATATATCATACAACGGTCGTTTGTACCGAACTTGTCTAACTACAAAATGTTCTTGGTAAATGAAATGATTGAGGATATATTGTTAATAGAAGGAGTGGCCGTTGACTTCAATACGAGAGAGGTTTATGTCGCTCCTTGCTACATACAACG AGCTTGTCAAAAACTAATTCTGCCGAAAAGTAGCGGTGTCAACATAGAAACGGATATAGAAACAAAACTAATGATAATACCGGCAAAAGACGTCGATCCGTACGAAATAATGGTCAATGAAGAACGAACTTGCGATCTG gtGGACAACCAGTCGATTAGGTGCCTTCATCACCTAATACAAAAAAAGGCTTCTACTGGTTCATCAAGATTATCACAGCAGTCGTCGAAACTTAATAAAGGAGTTATTTCACTCCTCAAACAGAAACTCTCAGACCGAAGTGTCGCAGATATTAGTTCGACGAAATCTGTATCG GCACATACCATTCACACGTCAAAATCATCCAAAGTTAGGTTGCAAGTAGGGCCAACACCCGAGCAATAA
- the LOC662093 gene encoding solute carrier family 9 member C1 isoform X2: MKMLKKIVLILLLCSIFELSSSVQSDEDLDKIIEHERDRPLKYIFFFGSILMLAIIRFFMKTYGVAIPYTVIPIFIGILWGVGSWYNDFMRRMANAAEIPLLGVEVVYLPAVIFTTSFCIDFHAFLRSFAQIFILSGPSLIISSCLTGLMMRLVINPEWGSLDGLIFGSLNSVVYPLYILIYLRDSNIQNKHVTVLLQGETLFSVIVSVTFHDFLVSAYEGWTVRWYQFVCISLRVLILAVPLGYLFGWIGVFLMKFSYNDSTKLMLLTLSVAYTSFLFTRWICFGGFIATSIVGILMSRERLSLPTSVNNDLVDFWIMIIYSFNAIILVNAGISTPRYLENDLYFKEYVIIIVTYLVNNMTRFLSFFIFLPILNRIGYGMSFQSLAICVWGGLKNPIALDLATQLKNIYKDDKHKWQLFFVHTVGNYILLLLINGSLLPVLLKTLGLSEISVSRQINMNACMKSIYEARGRAMAILKMDRFLSDANWPLVTSITALKHPYKKTSQFVKDDDDDDEEDDFMGHKYTFCPDCEKNIPNEPTSKEMKEMIKEAKLRMLKFKKTVYSRQFENGMLSKESIRLMHQAVEIALESEEGLIELDGLFRLFTKETFFYKFLRNCFQSILRTRTFNPPRNQWRLWCYRAVNHVSFPLTINIIAATNVVFISLCMVDYVNTSTGLFFSLVLGQSLFVLAYFVEFLLMVLSYSWIYIYKHGIKNYFGSSWNIFKFIILCYSFASLVIHSVVILEYKDDTNVFVMDVILNILLCIRILELLKLLKYCHCCKAVPIALLKYLDTQVELHKSLAYEIGKNYTEGEEEILDNIHQIIDNNKIKEMIRKRIESDRLAVTRNLGMVEKNSPWVATTVKTQAAINTVLNSMKEDIEELKVAGWVDNVEYEKLSKSLDERYRCVNTIQNVPPLSPKHLFSEISYMNEEIVDFFYSNICVKKFDPGDIVFSEGEIVEGIYVLITGMFLVSYVPKQTVIDKLKDHGALPVIDFVCGLSFEEPMSEYIVPGNTIGELSAITERPYDGVVIAETHSQVYVLKRSVLRRAIALDPDPVDGIECRIWKNIAFRRAISILINTPSYRSYTREKIKYVIQSSFMPNLHNFKVFSVNEMIEELLLIEGVAVDFNTREVYIAPCYIQRTCQKLILPKSSALNIETDIETKIMVIPAKDIDPYEIMVKEEQTCDLVNRESVRCLQHLLEKRLSAASRISQQSTKLNKGLASQIRRRLATRSVVDLAKQSSSTIVALKASKSSKVRVQVAPAPE, from the exons atgaaaatgttgaaaaaaatcgtgttAATTTTGTTACTTTGTAGCATTTTCGAATTAAGTTCCTCTGTCCAATCTGATGAAGACTTGGATAAAATAATTGAGCATGAAAGAGACCGCCCacttaagtatatttttttctttggtaGCATCCTTATGCTGGCTATAATTCGCTTCTTTATGAAG ACCTATGGAGTCGCAATTCCTTACACTGTTATCCCCATTTTTATCGGCATTTTGTGGGGAGTAGGCTCATGGTACAACGACTTTATGAGAAGAATGGCAAATGCTGCAGAAATACCGCTTTTAGGAGTAGAAGTTGTTTATTTACCAGCCGTTATATTCACTACTTCATTCTGTATAGACTTTCATGCATTTTTGAGATCGTTTGCGCAAATATTCATATTATCAGGACCAT CCCTCATTATTAGTTCTTGCTTGACTGGCTTGATGATGAGATTAGTGATTAATCCTGAATGGGGTTCCCTCGATGGTCTAATTTTTGGCAGTCTTAACAGCGTCGTGTATCCTTTATACATTCTCATATATTTGAGAGACtcaaatattcaaaataaacaCGTGACAGTCTTGCTGCAGGGTGAAACTCTCTTTTCGGTAATCGTTTCTGTTACCTTTCATGATTTTCTGGTGTCTGCTTATGAAGGGTGGACTGTAAGGTGGTACCAGTTCGTGTGTATAAGTTTACGAGTGCTGATATTAG CGGTTCCACTGGGTTATTTATTTGGCTGGATAGGTgtgtttttaatgaaattttcttaCAACGATTCAACCAAACTTATGCTGCTCACCTTGTCAGTAGCATATACAAGTTTCTTATTTACGCGATGGATTTGTTTCGGTGGATTCATTGCCACCTCGATTGTAGGAATTTTAATGAGTAGAGAACGATTATCTCTTCCTACATCAGTAAATAACGACCTTGTGGATTTTTGGATAATGATTATATACTCGTTCAACGCAATCATTTTGGTTAACGCAGGAATTTCAACTCCACGCTATCTCGAAAAcgatctttattttaaagaatatGTTATAATCATTGTGACTTATCTCGTCAACAATATGACGCggtttttgtcattttttatttttttgccaattttaaaTCGAATCGGATACGGAATGTCCTTCCAAAGCTTGGCCATTTGTGTTTGGGGAGGCTTAAAAAATCCCATAGCATTAGACTTGGcgacacaattaaaaaatatttacaaagacGATAAACACAAATGGCAACTTTTCTTCGTGCACACTGTTGGAAACTACATTTTATTGCTTCTCATAAATGGAAGTCTTCTACCAGTTCTTTTAAAAACCCTGGGTTTATCAGAAATATCTGTTTCCCGCCAGATTAACATGAATGCTTGTATGAAGTCTATTTACGAAGCTAGGGGACGAGCTATGGCCATACTCAAGATGGACAG ATTTCTCTCAGACGCTAATTGGCCACTAGTTACAAGCATAACTGCGTTGAAACAtccatataaaaaaacaagccAGTTCGTCAAAGACGATGATGACGACGATGAAGAAGACGACTTCATGGGTCATAAATATACATTTTGTCCGGATTGTGAAAAAAACATTCCCAACGAACCAACTTCAAAGGAAATGAAAGAAATGATCAAAGAAGCAAAGCTCAGAATGCTCAAATTTAAGAAAACTGTCTATTCCAGACAATTCGAAAACGGAATGTTGTCAAAGGAAAGCATCAGACTTATGCACCAAGCTGTAGAAATTGCGCTAGAATCTGAAGAAGGACTAATTGAACTAGATGGGCTTTTCAGGCTTTTTACTAAAGAG acttttttctacaaatttttgagaaattgttttcaatCTATTCTGCGTACGCGAACTTTCAATCCTCCTAGAAATCAATGGAGGTTGTGGTGTTATCGCGCCGTTAATCATGTTAGCTTTCCGTTGACTATAAATATCATTGCTGCTACCAATGTGGTTTTCATCAGTTTATGTATGGTAGATTACGTTAACACATCCACCGGCTTGTTCTTTTCTCTGGTTTTAGGACAGAGTCTTTTTGTCCTTGCGTATTTTGTCGAATTTTTGCTTATGGTATTGTCTTATTCATGGATATACATCTACAAGCATGGCATAAAGAACTACTTTGG GTCTAGCTGGAAcatctttaaatttattatattatgttATTCTTTCGCGTCTCTGGTCATTCACAGTGTTGTCATTCTTGAATATAAAGATGATACCAATGTTTTTGTCATGGACGTTATCTTGAATATTCTTCTCTGCATAAGAATTTTGGAACTTTTAAAACTCCTAAAATACTGCCACTGTTGTAAAGCTGTTCCTATTGCTTTACTCAAGTATTTAGACACCCAAGTTGAACTACATAAATCGTTGGCTTACGAAATCGGAAAAAATTATACGGAAGGCGAAGAAGAAATTTTGGATAATATTCATCAAATTATTgataacaacaaaataaaagaaatgatcAGAAAACGAATAGAAAGTGATCGCCTTGCTGTGACAAGAAACCTAGGcatggttgaaaaaaattcaccaTGGGTTGCCACTACTGTCAAAACACAAGCAGCCATAAATACAGTTTTGAACAGTATGAAGGAAGATATTGAAGAACTCAAAGTCGCTGGATGGGTTGACAATGTCGAGTATGAGAAATTATCAAAATCTTTGGATGAAAGATACAGATGTGTAAATACTATTCAAAATGTGCCACCTCTATCACCCAAACACCTGTTTAGCGAAATCTCTTATATGAATGAAGAAatcgttgattttttttattctaacatttgtgtaaaaaaattcgatcCTGGAGACATCGTTTTCAGTGAAGGTGAAATCGTTGAAGGCATATATGTTTTAATTAcag gaatGTTTTTGGTGTCCTATGTACCGAAACAAACCGTCATTGATAAACTAAAAGATCACGGTGCGCTACCGGTCATAGATTTTGTTTGTGGTTTGAGTTTTGAAGAACCCATGTCTGAATACATCGTACCGGGGAACACAATCGGAGAATTATCAGCTATTACTGAGCGACCCTACGATGGTGTGGTTATTGCGGAAACTCACAGTCAAGTCTATGTTTTAAAACGAAGCGTTTTGAGAAGAGCAATTGCGTTAGACCCTGATCCTGTCGATGG AATCGAGTGcagaatttggaaaaatattgCTTTCCGTCGCGCTATCTCTATTTTGATTAACACTCCTTCGTATCGCTCTTACACCCGTGAAAAGATTAAATATGTGATACAAAGTTCCTTTATGCCAAATTTACACAATTTCAAAGTCTTCTCCGTTAATGAAATGATCGAGGAACTGTTGTTGATAGAAGGAGTAGCTGTTGATTTCAACACGAGGGAAGTCTATATCGCTCCTTGCTACATACAGAG aacttgtcagaaattaattttaccaaAGAGTAGTGCTCTCAACATTGAAACAgatatagaaacaaaaataatggtAATACCTGCAAAAGATATAGACCCTTATGAAATAATGGTCAAAGAGGAACAGACTTGTGACCTG gtaAACAGGGAGTCAGTTAGGTGTCTTCAACACCTATTAGAAAAAAGGCTTTCGGCTGCTTCTAGAATTTCACAACAGTCTACAAAACTCAATAAAGGACTTGCTTCTCAAATCAGAAGAAGACTAGCGACTCGAAGTGTAGTAGATCTTGCAAAGCAATCTTCTTCG ACAATTGTTGCACTTAAAGCGTCAAAATCCTCTAAAGTGAGAGTGCAGGTAGCACCGGCAcctgaataa